A DNA window from Ancylothrix sp. D3o contains the following coding sequences:
- a CDS encoding DUF3082 domain-containing protein, which produces MTTNDKPQMTNDKGQPTVFSCVSGSLVAGAMASGSYFLTSSIAQTFANKPVHSANITVVNITIAVRTLVVGMCALGSAIFGIAALGLMALGIQILIQKLTKQPATPPDSQP; this is translated from the coding sequence ATGACCACAAATGACAAACCCCAAATGACAAATGACAAAGGACAACCCACTGTATTCAGTTGTGTAAGCGGATCATTAGTAGCCGGTGCAATGGCAAGCGGTAGCTATTTCCTCACCTCTTCAATAGCTCAAACTTTTGCCAACAAGCCGGTACATTCTGCTAATATAACGGTTGTGAATATTACTATTGCTGTCCGTACTCTCGTTGTCGGAATGTGTGCTTTAGGTTCTGCCATTTTTGGCATCGCTGCTTTAGGATTAATGGCATTAGGAATCCAAATTCTTATCCAAAAACTAACAAAGCAGCCAGCCACTCCACCCGACTCACAACCCTAG
- a CDS encoding DUF2811 domain-containing protein yields MKTNISILAEIPEELHESLKTYLDSHPDWDQDRVFTSALSLFLLQNGNSATPDASRCYRQAARVYLESLFRHTA; encoded by the coding sequence ATGAAGACCAACATCAGCATCCTGGCGGAAATACCCGAAGAATTGCACGAATCACTCAAAACCTATTTAGACAGCCATCCAGACTGGGATCAAGACCGAGTTTTTACCTCAGCTTTGTCGCTGTTTTTGCTGCAAAATGGTAACAGTGCGACGCCAGACGCATCGCGCTGCTATCGGCAAGCAGCCAGAGTTTACCTAGAATCGCTGTTTCGCCACACCGCTTAA
- a CDS encoding response regulator transcription factor → MAPAKILVVDDDPAIRNLILRYLKQQSYEMQSADCGKTALDVFADFNPDLVVLDVNLPDTTGFQLCQEMQKRTGVFVLFLTSRTDQADMLRAYGLGADDYITKPFHLDVLAAKVAAILKRQRTIIPAEKQTLTFGQLFIDPVRREVTLNNETVALTALEFDLLYFLASNPNKVWRRAELLEQVWDYDRSDVGDMRVVDVHIGQIRRKIEIDTSQPSLIQTVRGVGYKFETATASLGKTLE, encoded by the coding sequence ATGGCCCCTGCCAAGATACTTGTCGTTGATGACGATCCTGCAATCCGTAATTTAATTTTGCGTTACCTCAAACAGCAGAGTTATGAAATGCAATCTGCTGACTGCGGTAAAACAGCGCTGGATGTGTTCGCGGACTTCAATCCGGATCTAGTGGTTTTGGACGTAAACCTGCCAGACACAACCGGCTTTCAGCTTTGCCAAGAAATGCAAAAGCGCACCGGCGTTTTTGTCCTCTTTTTAACCAGCCGGACAGACCAAGCTGATATGCTGAGAGCCTATGGGCTTGGTGCAGATGACTACATAACCAAACCCTTCCACCTAGACGTTTTAGCCGCCAAAGTCGCCGCCATCTTAAAACGCCAACGCACGATCATCCCCGCCGAAAAACAAACCCTAACCTTTGGGCAACTATTCATCGACCCCGTGCGCCGGGAAGTCACCCTCAACAATGAGACTGTGGCCCTAACTGCCTTGGAATTTGACCTGCTATATTTTTTAGCCAGCAACCCCAACAAAGTATGGCGACGCGCCGAACTCCTCGAACAAGTCTGGGACTATGACCGCAGCGACGTCGGAGATATGCGCGTCGTAGACGTCCATATCGGCCAAATTCGCCGCAAAATAGAAATAGACACCAGCCAACCATCCCTCATCCAAACAGTACGAGGAGTTGGCTACAAATTTGAAACAGCCACCGCATCTCTAGGTAAAACACTCGAATAA
- the ispE gene encoding 4-(cytidine 5'-diphospho)-2-C-methyl-D-erythritol kinase: MQSYTLLAPAKINLYLEIIGLRADGYHELAMVMQTVDLADKIVLRPNGNDAFRLSCDHPQVPADQTNLAYKAAQLMASEFPKSFANYGGADIHIQKNIPVAAGLAGGSTNGAAVLVGLNLIWQLGLTHSELEELAGQLGSDVPFCISGGTALATGRGNELDTLPPLNNLYVVLGKYESLAVPTPWAYKTYKEQFSETYVSDIATLESRGKRVHSGPMVNAIAHQDSRKIGELLHNDLEKVVLPAYPQVEQLRQAFLNEKESYSETILGAMMSGSGPTVFAITTTLTQAENLKQKIQTTLPDPDLKLWVAKFISSGISIAGDS; this comes from the coding sequence ATGCAATCCTATACCCTTCTTGCACCGGCAAAAATTAATTTGTACCTAGAGATAATTGGCCTTCGGGCCGATGGTTATCACGAATTAGCGATGGTTATGCAAACCGTCGATCTTGCCGATAAAATTGTTTTGCGTCCCAATGGAAATGACGCATTTCGCCTTAGTTGCGATCATCCCCAAGTGCCGGCAGATCAAACAAATCTTGCCTACAAAGCCGCACAATTAATGGCCAGCGAATTTCCTAAAAGTTTTGCTAATTATGGCGGCGCAGATATCCACATTCAAAAAAATATTCCCGTCGCCGCAGGATTAGCCGGTGGTTCCACCAATGGCGCCGCCGTTTTAGTAGGATTAAATTTAATCTGGCAACTCGGTTTAACCCACTCAGAATTAGAAGAATTAGCCGGCCAGCTTGGTTCCGATGTACCCTTTTGCATTAGCGGCGGTACAGCCCTCGCCACCGGACGCGGCAATGAACTCGACACCTTACCACCATTAAACAATTTATATGTTGTGCTAGGTAAATATGAAAGCCTAGCCGTGCCGACTCCTTGGGCATATAAAACCTATAAAGAGCAATTTAGCGAGACTTATGTAAGCGATATAGCAACCCTAGAAAGCCGGGGTAAACGAGTCCATTCCGGGCCAATGGTCAACGCAATTGCTCATCAAGATAGCCGCAAAATTGGCGAATTGCTACATAACGACTTAGAAAAAGTTGTATTACCGGCCTACCCCCAAGTTGAGCAATTAAGGCAAGCATTTTTAAACGAAAAAGAAAGTTATTCTGAAACAATTTTAGGCGCAATGATGTCTGGTTCTGGCCCCACAGTCTTTGCCATAACAACCACCCTCACCCAAGCCGAAAATCTTAAACAAAAAATCCAAACCACTTTACCCGATCCAGATTTAAAATTATGGGTAGCAAAATTTATTTCGTCCGGCATTAGTATCGCCGGTGATTCCTAA
- a CDS encoding methyltransferase domain-containing protein encodes MENSSHKYEYRYRDSKPRYHHPYLMNPLLAMLKEAKPADSSTIKVLDLGCGNGSLTHIIAQQGYDVVGLDSSEQGITIAQQSFPECKFIEADIYDQPPSDLLNTFDIVIGVEVIEHLFFPKELVRYAQQCLKPGGSLILSTPYHGYLKNLLIALTGKMDEHFTVLWDMGHVKFFSVATLTALLKAEGYQEIQFKFAGRLPYLWKSMLCSARIK; translated from the coding sequence GTGGAAAATAGCTCCCATAAATATGAATATCGCTATCGAGACAGCAAACCCAGATATCATCATCCCTATTTGATGAATCCCCTTTTAGCAATGTTAAAGGAAGCAAAACCTGCTGATTCTTCCACCATCAAAGTGCTGGATTTAGGGTGCGGAAATGGCAGTCTCACCCATATTATTGCTCAACAAGGGTATGATGTCGTAGGGCTTGACAGTTCCGAACAAGGCATTACCATTGCTCAACAAAGTTTTCCCGAATGTAAATTTATTGAAGCAGATATTTATGACCAGCCGCCCTCAGATTTACTCAATACTTTTGATATTGTCATTGGCGTAGAAGTCATCGAGCATTTATTCTTTCCAAAAGAGCTAGTACGCTACGCCCAACAATGCCTTAAACCAGGTGGTTCTCTAATTCTCAGCACTCCTTATCACGGCTACCTCAAAAACTTGCTAATCGCCCTCACCGGCAAAATGGATGAGCATTTTACGGTTTTGTGGGATATGGGTCATGTAAAATTTTTCTCAGTCGCCACCCTCACCGCTTTATTAAAAGCAGAAGGTTATCAAGAAATACAGTTCAAATTTGCCGGCAGACTTCCCTACTTGTGGAAATCGATGTTATGTTCAGCCCGTATTAAGTAG
- the hemG gene encoding protoporphyrinogen oxidase, translating to MQVTEPLHQTNLIDTLIVGAGITGLSLAHALKKNASPHQRQFWVTETQGRVGGRIVTSAGDGFIWEEGPNSFSPTPALLKLAVEVGLKDDLVFADRKLPRFVYWKNQLLAVPMSPPAAISTKLLSWRGKLRAAFGALGFVPPAMGGAEESVAEFFGRHLGSEVLERMVQPFVSGVYAGDPTQLSAYSAFARVAKLAESGGGLMAGALLSRPKGKKKAPIDASIPQTRPGELGSFRAGMQMLPEAIAKELGDAVKLNWHLLRLTRTERNTYLAEYATPEGSRCVEAKTVVLTTPTYVTAELMQNLQVEVSKALSEIEYPPVACVVLAYPTDAFKMNLQGFGNLIPRGQGVRTLGTIWASSLFAGRAPQGWNLLINFIGGSTDKEIGNLDKEEIARAVHQDLCKTLLKNDVSPKVLAVNLWKRAIPQYTKGHQGRLETIDRGLQELPGLFLCGNYTDGVALGDCVRRGNEWAGKVLSYLGEG from the coding sequence ATGCAAGTAACTGAACCGCTGCATCAAACCAATCTCATCGATACGCTGATTGTCGGGGCTGGAATTACCGGCCTGTCTTTGGCCCACGCCCTCAAAAAAAACGCATCTCCTCACCAAAGGCAATTTTGGGTGACAGAAACCCAGGGACGAGTAGGCGGACGCATCGTGACTTCTGCGGGGGATGGGTTTATTTGGGAAGAAGGGCCAAATAGTTTTTCCCCAACACCGGCACTTTTGAAATTGGCGGTGGAGGTGGGTTTAAAAGACGATTTGGTTTTTGCAGATCGTAAGTTACCGCGTTTTGTCTATTGGAAAAATCAGTTATTAGCGGTGCCGATGAGTCCACCGGCTGCTATTAGCACAAAATTGCTGAGTTGGCGCGGCAAGTTACGCGCCGCTTTTGGTGCCTTGGGGTTTGTTCCCCCGGCGATGGGAGGCGCTGAGGAAAGCGTAGCGGAGTTTTTTGGCCGGCATTTGGGGTCAGAAGTTCTCGAAAGAATGGTTCAGCCTTTTGTTTCTGGGGTGTATGCCGGCGATCCAACTCAACTCAGCGCTTATTCTGCCTTTGCCAGAGTGGCAAAACTGGCTGAGTCTGGTGGTGGTTTGATGGCCGGTGCCTTGTTATCGCGTCCCAAGGGGAAAAAGAAAGCGCCAATTGATGCAAGCATTCCCCAAACTCGCCCCGGAGAGTTGGGTTCCTTTCGGGCCGGTATGCAGATGTTGCCAGAGGCTATTGCCAAGGAATTAGGCGATGCAGTGAAGTTAAACTGGCATTTGTTGCGTTTAACGCGCACGGAAAGAAACACTTATTTAGCGGAATATGCCACGCCAGAGGGTTCGCGTTGCGTTGAGGCAAAGACGGTGGTGTTAACAACGCCTACTTATGTGACTGCGGAGTTGATGCAAAACTTGCAAGTTGAAGTAAGTAAGGCTTTAAGTGAAATTGAGTATCCGCCGGTGGCTTGTGTGGTTTTGGCATATCCAACGGATGCTTTTAAAATGAATTTGCAAGGTTTTGGTAATTTGATTCCCAGAGGGCAAGGCGTGCGGACGCTAGGGACAATATGGGCATCTAGTTTGTTTGCCGGTCGGGCTCCGCAGGGCTGGAATTTGTTAATTAATTTTATTGGTGGTTCGACGGATAAGGAAATTGGCAATTTAGATAAGGAAGAGATTGCCCGTGCGGTTCATCAAGATTTGTGCAAGACGCTGTTAAAAAATGATGTGTCGCCGAAGGTTTTGGCGGTGAATTTATGGAAACGGGCCATCCCCCAGTACACGAAGGGACATCAGGGACGTTTAGAGACGATTGACCGAGGTTTGCAGGAGTTGCCAGGGTTGTTTTTGTGTGGAAATTATACGGATGGTGTGGCGCTGGGCGATTGTGTGCGGCGGGGGAATGAGTGGGCCGGTAAGGTTTTGAGTTATTTGGGGGAGGGTTGA
- the rsmA gene encoding 16S rRNA (adenine(1518)-N(6)/adenine(1519)-N(6))-dimethyltransferase RsmA, with product MPQPRKKFAQHWLKSEKALHQIVTAASLLPTDRILEIGPGTGNLTRQLLPLVQSLLAVELDRDLCEFLVKKLGQKDNFLLVQGDFLSLDLDAQIALFPAFQNPKKVVANIPYNITGPILEKLLGTISEPAPNPYDLIVLLVQKEVAERLYAKPGSKAFGALSVKVQYLASCELIAHVPASAFHPAPKVDSAIVRLRPQTPEIAAQNPRLLDNLLKMGFSSKRKMLRNNLAGVIEREELTKILENLNLNPQFRAEDLSVTDWVTLSNIINQRNQEPVFASPISPP from the coding sequence ATGCCTCAACCTCGTAAAAAATTTGCCCAACATTGGTTAAAAAGCGAAAAAGCTCTCCATCAAATTGTCACAGCAGCCTCGCTTTTGCCAACAGATAGAATTTTAGAAATTGGCCCCGGCACCGGCAATCTCACCCGTCAACTTTTACCCTTAGTGCAATCGCTTTTAGCCGTTGAACTTGACCGAGATTTGTGCGAATTCTTGGTTAAAAAGCTTGGGCAAAAAGATAACTTTTTATTGGTACAGGGCGATTTTTTATCCTTAGACCTAGATGCCCAAATTGCCTTGTTTCCCGCCTTCCAAAACCCGAAAAAAGTAGTCGCCAATATTCCATACAATATCACCGGCCCGATTTTAGAAAAACTCCTCGGAACTATTAGCGAACCGGCCCCAAATCCTTATGATTTAATTGTCTTATTAGTGCAGAAAGAAGTCGCCGAAAGACTATATGCCAAACCAGGCTCAAAAGCCTTTGGAGCGCTTTCTGTGAAGGTACAATATTTAGCAAGCTGCGAATTGATTGCTCATGTACCCGCAAGCGCATTTCACCCCGCGCCAAAAGTAGACTCCGCTATCGTTCGCCTGCGTCCGCAAACTCCAGAAATAGCGGCGCAAAATCCGCGACTGCTTGACAATTTGCTAAAAATGGGTTTTTCTAGTAAGCGAAAAATGTTGCGAAATAACCTGGCCGGTGTCATCGAACGAGAGGAACTCACAAAAATACTCGAAAACTTAAACTTAAACCCCCAATTTCGCGCCGAAGACCTCAGCGTTACCGACTGGGTGACATTATCTAATATTATTAATCAAAGAAACCAAGAGCCTGTCTTTGCCTCCCCAATTTCTCCTCCCTAA